A stretch of the Streptomyces sp. WMMB303 genome encodes the following:
- a CDS encoding beta-ketoacyl synthase N-terminal-like domain-containing protein, with translation MSEVVRVVEEAAAKLNLTTLAGLDLARSVSLVEAINTELGTSLSSGVVADHPDTGRLAAHVESVLAAQGPQEEVAIVGLHCRTGGAAGTEEFWDLVREGRDVTREIDDPVAVRMFQEAFPGAALPRYGAMPDTDAFDPGFFRIAPTEAAAMDAAQRVLLESSYHALEDAAIDAATLRGQRVGTVVGTTGLAPQAEYNAHSLLGSDTSVMVSRLAYHLDLAGPALAMDTACSSSLVALDLAARLLLSDETDLVLAGGVYTANHPGVFLTMQSLGTVSGTRRCRPFDAAADGMLVGEGVGMLVLKRLSDALRDNDRVHGVIRASGTNQDGRTSGITAPSTQAQAGLLRGVLRRSGVAAEGLGYFEAHGTGTTLGDPIEIAGITSAFDGLTDRTGYCPIGSVKANIGHTMGAAGVLGVIKVLLSMRAQVVPPAANFSTPSPHIDFSAAPVRVATEESAWAPGPDGRRHAAVSSFGYSGTNAHLVLSDLPAPARPPVAPAGRHLVPLSARSEERLRAKAAELATALRGPLAGADLADVAYTLQVGREAMAQRAAVVADSTAELADRLEGIAAGESTEPEGLAPPLAEPAAQWAAGEPVAWARLHLGAAPRRIGLPGYPFERHRYPHVWADGTPIERPTDGSAPMSPASSADGARGGGPGQPAEPVEETAPGVPSVLPELDAAAAAHLAEHPDRTSLRAALEAEELADELAALCEQLLLASLRRMGVFAAAGERYTVRELIGRLGVVAEHHRQLAGLVRILADAGHLAEDGDGFVTTELCAATTLQWEETEVDRLTGGLLERRPEMAGFAKLLTTCLDAYPDVLTGKRKAHEVLFPDGSFTAVEGVYHSDQDANALVARLVADYTAARLERDPEVPVAVLEVGAGTGGTTASVLPALAPYSDRLRYTYTDISRGFTRYGADRYGSEHDFLDTAVLDIERPAAAQGFAGGEYDVVLATNVLHATARIDRTLANARSLLRPGGILILLEVTRVQPFPTLTFGLMPGWWSFEDTRLPNGPLLSAPMWRQALERAGLGSVRAYSLLATREDRALESVLLAENAGATDVAAPVEPAAATAAAPSDRRVAPAPAPEGGRAAPDTAEGGALEAMVAEAVAEVLGLASVAPADDFHELGGDSILATQVISRLRDHFPIELDLGGLFEAGTVAAMARLVETELVDRIDELPDSVVADMLA, from the coding sequence ATGTCCGAGGTTGTGCGCGTGGTCGAGGAGGCCGCGGCGAAGCTGAACCTGACCACTCTCGCGGGACTTGACCTGGCCAGGTCGGTTTCGCTGGTCGAGGCGATCAACACGGAGCTGGGGACGAGCCTCTCCAGCGGGGTGGTCGCCGACCACCCCGACACCGGCCGGCTCGCCGCACACGTGGAGTCGGTGCTGGCCGCGCAAGGCCCCCAGGAGGAGGTGGCGATCGTCGGGCTGCACTGCCGTACCGGCGGCGCCGCCGGTACGGAGGAGTTCTGGGACCTGGTGCGGGAGGGCCGCGACGTCACCCGGGAGATCGACGACCCGGTCGCGGTGCGGATGTTCCAGGAAGCGTTCCCCGGCGCGGCGCTGCCCCGCTACGGAGCGATGCCGGACACCGACGCGTTCGACCCGGGGTTCTTCCGGATCGCGCCCACCGAGGCCGCGGCCATGGACGCGGCCCAGCGGGTGCTGCTGGAGTCCAGCTACCACGCCCTGGAGGACGCCGCGATCGACGCCGCCACCCTGCGCGGGCAGCGGGTCGGCACCGTCGTGGGCACCACCGGGCTGGCGCCCCAGGCCGAGTACAACGCGCACTCGCTGCTCGGCTCCGACACCAGCGTGATGGTCTCCCGGCTGGCCTACCACCTCGATCTGGCCGGCCCGGCCCTGGCGATGGACACCGCGTGCTCCTCGTCGCTGGTGGCCCTGGACCTGGCCGCCCGGCTGCTGCTGTCCGACGAGACCGACCTGGTACTCGCGGGCGGCGTCTACACGGCCAACCATCCGGGTGTGTTCCTCACCATGCAGAGCCTGGGCACCGTCTCGGGCACCCGCAGGTGCCGCCCCTTCGACGCGGCCGCCGACGGCATGCTGGTCGGAGAGGGCGTCGGCATGCTCGTCCTCAAACGGCTCTCCGACGCGCTGCGGGACAACGACCGGGTGCACGGGGTGATCCGGGCGAGCGGCACCAACCAGGACGGCCGCACCTCCGGCATCACGGCCCCCAGCACCCAGGCGCAGGCCGGACTGCTGCGCGGCGTGCTGCGCCGCAGCGGCGTCGCGGCGGAGGGCCTGGGCTACTTCGAGGCGCACGGCACCGGCACCACGCTGGGCGACCCCATCGAGATCGCGGGCATCACCTCCGCCTTCGACGGGCTCACCGACCGTACCGGGTACTGCCCGATCGGCTCGGTGAAGGCCAACATCGGCCACACCATGGGCGCCGCCGGTGTGCTCGGTGTCATCAAGGTGCTGTTGAGCATGCGGGCCCAAGTGGTGCCGCCCGCGGCGAACTTCAGCACCCCCAGCCCGCACATCGACTTCTCCGCTGCGCCGGTCCGGGTGGCCACCGAGGAGTCCGCGTGGGCGCCGGGGCCGGACGGCCGCCGGCACGCCGCCGTCAGCTCCTTCGGCTACAGCGGCACCAACGCGCACCTGGTGCTCTCCGACCTCCCCGCTCCCGCGCGGCCGCCGGTCGCCCCCGCCGGGCGGCACCTGGTGCCGCTCTCGGCGCGCAGCGAGGAGCGGCTGCGGGCCAAGGCGGCCGAGTTGGCCACCGCGCTGCGCGGCCCGCTGGCCGGTGCCGACCTCGCCGATGTGGCCTACACCCTCCAGGTCGGGCGGGAGGCGATGGCGCAGCGGGCGGCCGTGGTCGCCGACTCCACCGCCGAGCTGGCCGACCGGCTCGAGGGAATCGCGGCGGGGGAGAGCACCGAACCGGAAGGCCTGGCCCCGCCGCTGGCCGAGCCCGCCGCGCAGTGGGCGGCCGGCGAGCCGGTGGCCTGGGCGCGGCTGCACCTGGGTGCGGCGCCGCGCCGGATCGGACTGCCCGGCTACCCTTTCGAGCGCCACCGCTACCCGCACGTGTGGGCCGACGGCACCCCCATCGAACGCCCCACCGACGGCTCGGCACCGATGTCCCCGGCCTCCTCGGCCGACGGTGCCCGCGGCGGAGGTCCCGGGCAGCCCGCCGAACCCGTCGAGGAGACCGCGCCCGGAGTGCCGTCCGTGCTGCCGGAGCTGGACGCCGCCGCGGCCGCGCACCTCGCGGAGCACCCGGACCGCACCAGCCTGCGGGCCGCGCTGGAGGCCGAGGAGCTGGCGGACGAGCTGGCCGCGCTGTGCGAGCAGCTGCTGCTGGCGTCGCTGCGCCGGATGGGCGTCTTCGCCGCGGCGGGGGAACGGTACACCGTCCGGGAACTGATCGGGCGGCTCGGCGTGGTGGCCGAGCACCACCGGCAACTCGCCGGGCTGGTGCGGATCCTGGCCGACGCCGGGCACCTCGCCGAGGACGGCGACGGCTTCGTCACCACCGAGCTGTGCGCGGCGACCACCCTCCAGTGGGAGGAGACCGAGGTGGACCGCCTCACCGGCGGGCTGCTGGAGCGCAGGCCGGAGATGGCGGGCTTCGCCAAGCTGCTCACCACCTGCCTGGACGCCTATCCGGACGTGCTGACCGGCAAGCGCAAGGCACACGAGGTGCTGTTCCCCGACGGGTCCTTCACCGCGGTCGAGGGCGTCTACCACAGCGACCAGGACGCCAACGCGCTCGTCGCCCGGCTGGTCGCCGACTACACGGCCGCCCGGCTGGAGCGCGACCCCGAGGTGCCGGTGGCGGTACTGGAGGTGGGAGCGGGCACCGGGGGCACCACGGCCTCGGTGCTGCCCGCACTGGCCCCGTACAGCGACCGGCTGCGCTACACCTACACCGACATCTCCCGCGGCTTCACCCGCTACGGGGCCGACCGCTACGGCAGCGAGCACGACTTCCTGGACACCGCCGTACTGGACATCGAACGGCCCGCGGCGGCCCAGGGGTTCGCCGGGGGCGAGTACGACGTGGTGCTGGCCACCAACGTGCTGCACGCCACCGCGCGCATCGACCGCACCCTGGCCAACGCGCGGTCCCTGCTGCGGCCCGGCGGCATCCTGATCCTGCTGGAGGTCACCCGGGTGCAGCCGTTCCCGACCCTGACGTTCGGGCTGATGCCGGGCTGGTGGTCGTTCGAGGACACCCGGCTGCCGAACGGGCCGCTGCTCAGCGCCCCGATGTGGCGGCAGGCGCTGGAGCGGGCCGGACTGGGCTCGGTACGGGCCTATTCGCTGCTGGCCACCCGCGAGGACCGGGCGCTGGAGTCGGTACTGCTGGCGGAGAACGCGGGTGCCACCGACGTCGCCGCACCGGTCGAGCCCGCGGCCGCGACGGCTGCGGCGCCTTCGGACCGGCGTGTCGCGCCGGCTCCGGCACCGGAGGGCGGTAGGGCCGCGCCGGACACGGCGGAGGGCGGCGCGCTGGAGGCCATGGTGGCCGAGGCGGTTGCCGAGGTGCTCGGGCTGGCCTCGGTGGCGCCGGCGGACGACTTCCACGAGCTCGGCGGCGACTCGATCCTCGCCACGCAGGTCATCTCGCGGCTGCGGGACCACTTCCCGATCGAACTCGACCTCGGCGGGCTGTTCGAGGCCGGGACGGTGGCCGCGATGGCCCGGCTCGTCGAGACCGAACTGGTCGACCGGATCGACGAACTCCCCGACAGCGTCGTCGCCGACATGCTCGCCTGA